Sequence from the Pseudomonas sp. 7SR1 genome:
GCTGCAGCGCCTGCTGAGCGAAAAGATCGACCGCGCATTCATCATTCTCCACGGGCGCGGCGGCGAAGACGGCAGCATGCAGGGCCTGCTCGAATGCCTGGGCATCCCCTACACCGGCAGCGGCATCCTGGCTTCCGCGCTGGCGATGGACAAGCTGCGCACCAAGCAGGTCTGGCACAGCCTCGGCATTCCGACGCCGCGGCATGCCGTGCTGGCATCCGAGGCCGACTGTATTTCGGCGGCCACGGAACTGGGCTTCCCTTTGATCGTCAAACCGGCCCATGAAGGTTCAAGTATCGGCATGGCGAAAGTGAATTCGCTGCCTGAATTGACCGCGGCATGGAAAGACGCCAGTTCCTACGATTCGCAAGTGTTGGTCGAGCAGTGGATCACCGGTCCCGAGTTCACCATCGCCACCCTGCGTGACCAGGTGTTGCCCCCGATTGCCCTGGGCACGCCGCACACGTTCTACGACTACGACGCCAAGTACATCGCCAACGATACCCAGTACCGCATTCCCTGCGGGCTGGACGCCGCCAAGGAAAAAGAACTGATGGACCTCACGGCCAAGGCTTGTGAGGCGCTGGGTATCGCCGGTTGGGGCCGGGCGGACGTGATGCAGGACGCCGAGGGGCAGTTCTGGTTCCTGGAGGTCAATACCGCTCCGGGCATGACCGATCACAGCCTGGTACCGATGGCGGCCCGTGCCGCCGGTCTGGATTTCCAGCAACTGGTGCTGTCGATCCTGGCGGCCAGTGTCGGCACGCAAGAGGCAAGAGGTTAAGCATGCAAGGCGCATCGCTTCGTCATCAGCCCTCCGCACCCGGCCGCAAGCCGGTGCCGCGGGGTGCCAGCCGAATGGTGGCCAAGGAGCCGATGTCGGCGCGCCTGCCGAAAGCCAATTTTGGTTTCCTGAAGAGCCTGTTCTGGCCGGTACTGCTGGTGGCGTTGGGGTTCGGTACGTATGAAGGGGCGCAACGGCTGCTGCCCTATGCCGACCGGCCGATCGCGCGGATCAACGTCCAGGGCGACCTGAGCTACATCAGCCAGCAAGCGGTGCAGCAGCGGATCGCCCCGTTCGTGGCGTCGAGCTTCTTCACCATCGACCTGGCGGGCATGCGCACGGAGCTGGAGCAGATGCCCTGGATCGCCCACGCCGAGGTCCGCCGGGTGTGGCCCGACCAGGTGTCGATCCGCCTGGAGGAACAGCTGCCGGTGGCCCGTTGGGGCGACGAGTCGTTGCTGAACAACCAGGGGCAGGCGTTCACGCCACGGGAACTGGCCAACTACGAACATTTGCCACAGCTGTTCGGCCCTCAGCGGGCCCAGCAGCAGGTGATGCAGCAATACCAGGTGTTGAGTCAGATGTTGCGGCCGCTGGGCTTCTCCATCGCGCGCCTGGAATTGCGCGAGCGCGGCAGCTGGTTCCTGACCACTGGCGCGGGCAGCTCGGGACCGGGCATCGAGCTGTTGCTCGGTCGCGGCAACCTGGTGGAAAAGATGCGCCGCTTCATCGCCATCTATGACAAGACGCTCAAAGAACAGATTACGAACATCGCGCGCATCGATCTGCGCTATGCCAACGGCCTGGCCGTCGGCTGGCGGGAACCTGTGGCGCCCACGACGGCCGAACCCGCCGTCGCGAAGAATTAAGAAGAGGCAGGACCCATGGCAAACGTGCAAAGCGGAAAAATGATCGTCGGGCTGGATATCGGCACTTCCAAGGTGGTTGCGCTGGTAGGTGAGGTCGCGGACGACGGCACGCTGGTCATCGTCGGGATCGGCACCCATCCGTCCCGCGGCTTGAAGAAAGGCGTGGTGGTGAACATCGAGTCCACCGTGCAGTCGATCCAGCGCGCCATCGAAGAGGCGCAACTGATGGCCGGTTGCCGGATCCACTCGGCGTTCGTCGGCGTGGCGGGCAATCACATCCGCAGCCTGAACTCCCACGGTATCGTGGCGATCCGTGATCGCGAAGTCAGCTCCGCCGACCTCGAGCGCGTACTGGACGCGGCCCAGGCCGTGGCGATCCCGGCTGACCAGCGTGTGCTGCACACCCTGCCGCAGGACTACGTGATCGATAACCAGGAAGGCGTGCGCGAGCCCCTGGGCATGTCCGGCGTGCGCCTGGAAGCCAAGGTCCACGTGGTCACCTGCGCTGTTAACGCCGCGCAGAACATCGAGAAATGCGTGCGTCGCTGTGGCCTGGAGATCGACGACATCATCCTCGAGCAATTGGCCTCGGCCTATTCGGTGCTGACCGACGACGAGAAAGAACTGGGCGTGTGCCTGGTGGACATCGGCGGCGGCACCACCGACATTGCGATCTTCACCGAAGGCGCCATCCGCCACACGGCCGTGATCCCGATTGCCGGCGACCAGGTGACCAACGACATCGCCATGGCGTTGCGCACCCCGACCCAGTACGCCGAGGAAATCAAGATCCGCTACGCCTGCGCCCTGGCGAAACTGGCTGGCGCCGGTGAAACCATCAAGGTGCCCAGCGTTGGCGACCGTCCGCCGCGCGAGTTGTCGCGCCAGGCCCTGGCCGAAGTGGTCGAGCCGCGTTACGACGAGCTGTTCACGCTGATCCAGGCCGAGCTGCGTCGCAGCGGCTACGAAGACCTGATCCCGGCCGGCATCGTGCTGACCGGTGGTACGTCGAAGATGGAAGGCGCGGTCGAGCTGGCCGAGGAGATCTTCCACATGCCGGTACGCCTGGGCGTGCCCCATGGCATCAAGGGCCTGGACGACGTGGTTCGCAACCCGATCTATTCCACGGGCGTGGGCCTGTTGATGTACGGCTTGCAGAAACAGTCCGACGGGATCTCGTTCTCGGGGATCGGCAGCCGCGACAGCTACAGCAGCGACGAGCCCAAGGCGCCGCTTTTCGAGCGGCTCCAGGCTTGGGTCAAAGGCAATTTCTGAACCAGGTTCAACACTTCAGGCGGCGAGTCTCAGGCTTGGCGCCGGAAGGCAGTAAAAACGCAGTAGGCGAAAAAAACTAGAGAATGTAAGGAGAGGGAAAATGTTCGAACTCGTAGACAACATCCCCGCTAGCCCGGTTATCAAAGTAATCGGTGTCGGCGGTGGCGGCGGCAACGCTGTCAATCACATGGTCAAGAGCAACATCGAAGGCGTCGAATTCATCTGCGCCAACACCGATGCTCAAGCGCTGAAGAACATTGGCGCGCGGACCATCCTGCAACTGGGTACCGGCGTGACCAAGGGCCTGGGTGCCGGCGCGAATCCCGAGGTTGGCCGTCAGGCTGCCCTGGAAGACCGCGAGCGCATCGCTGAAGTCCTGGCCGGCACCAACATGGTGTTCATCACCACTGGCATGGGGGGGGGTACCGGTACCGGTGCGGCGCCGATCATCGCCGAAGTGGCCAAGGAAATGGGCATCCTCACCGTTGCGGTGGTGACCCGTCCGTTCCCGTTCGAAGGCCGCAAGCGCATGCAGATTGCCGATGAGGGCATCCGCGCGCTGAGCGAGAGCGTCGACTC
This genomic interval carries:
- a CDS encoding D-alanine--D-alanine ligase, which gives rise to MTAAYANLVSTLDPKAFGRVAVLFGGKSAEREVSLKSGRAVLEALQSAGVDAFGIDVGDDLLQRLLSEKIDRAFIILHGRGGEDGSMQGLLECLGIPYTGSGILASALAMDKLRTKQVWHSLGIPTPRHAVLASEADCISAATELGFPLIVKPAHEGSSIGMAKVNSLPELTAAWKDASSYDSQVLVEQWITGPEFTIATLRDQVLPPIALGTPHTFYDYDAKYIANDTQYRIPCGLDAAKEKELMDLTAKACEALGIAGWGRADVMQDAEGQFWFLEVNTAPGMTDHSLVPMAARAAGLDFQQLVLSILAASVGTQEARG
- a CDS encoding cell division protein FtsQ/DivIB yields the protein MQGASLRHQPSAPGRKPVPRGASRMVAKEPMSARLPKANFGFLKSLFWPVLLVALGFGTYEGAQRLLPYADRPIARINVQGDLSYISQQAVQQRIAPFVASSFFTIDLAGMRTELEQMPWIAHAEVRRVWPDQVSIRLEEQLPVARWGDESLLNNQGQAFTPRELANYEHLPQLFGPQRAQQQVMQQYQVLSQMLRPLGFSIARLELRERGSWFLTTGAGSSGPGIELLLGRGNLVEKMRRFIAIYDKTLKEQITNIARIDLRYANGLAVGWREPVAPTTAEPAVAKN
- the ftsA gene encoding cell division protein FtsA — encoded protein: MANVQSGKMIVGLDIGTSKVVALVGEVADDGTLVIVGIGTHPSRGLKKGVVVNIESTVQSIQRAIEEAQLMAGCRIHSAFVGVAGNHIRSLNSHGIVAIRDREVSSADLERVLDAAQAVAIPADQRVLHTLPQDYVIDNQEGVREPLGMSGVRLEAKVHVVTCAVNAAQNIEKCVRRCGLEIDDIILEQLASAYSVLTDDEKELGVCLVDIGGGTTDIAIFTEGAIRHTAVIPIAGDQVTNDIAMALRTPTQYAEEIKIRYACALAKLAGAGETIKVPSVGDRPPRELSRQALAEVVEPRYDELFTLIQAELRRSGYEDLIPAGIVLTGGTSKMEGAVELAEEIFHMPVRLGVPHGIKGLDDVVRNPIYSTGVGLLMYGLQKQSDGISFSGIGSRDSYSSDEPKAPLFERLQAWVKGNF